In Georgenia soli, a genomic segment contains:
- a CDS encoding bifunctional o-acetylhomoserine/o-acetylserine sulfhydrylase yields the protein MSNETAGTAWSFETLQVHAGQTPDAATGARALPIYQTTSFVFEDAAQAAGRFSLAEAGPIYTRITNPTQETVENRIAALEGGVGGLLVASGQAATTLTILNIAEVGDNIVASPNLYGGTVNLLVHTLSKYGVTTKFVEDPDDPESWRAAADERTKLFFGETIANPKSAILDIEAVAAVAHEVGVPLAVDNTIATPYLIQPLKHGADIVIHSATKYLGGHGTSIAGAIVDGGTFDWSASPERFPNYNTPDPSYNGLVYKDLGAQAFILKARVQLLRDMGPAVSPLNAFLIGQGIETLSLRVERHVANARKVAEFLEGNDQVSRVAYAGLPSSPWYERAQRYAPRGAGAVLAFELTGGYAAGLAFVDALKLHSNVANIGDVRSLVIHPASTTHSQLNPEELEAAGVSAGLVRLAVGIENIEDILADLRLGLEAAASFTGTPATTEAGA from the coding sequence ATGAGCAACGAGACCGCCGGGACCGCCTGGTCCTTCGAGACCCTCCAGGTCCACGCCGGCCAGACGCCCGACGCCGCCACCGGCGCCCGCGCGCTGCCGATCTACCAGACGACGTCGTTCGTGTTCGAGGACGCCGCCCAGGCCGCCGGCCGCTTCTCCCTCGCCGAGGCCGGGCCGATCTACACCCGCATCACCAACCCGACGCAGGAGACGGTCGAGAACCGCATCGCGGCTCTGGAGGGCGGCGTCGGCGGTCTGCTGGTCGCCTCCGGCCAGGCCGCGACGACGCTGACGATCCTCAACATCGCCGAGGTCGGGGACAACATCGTCGCCAGCCCCAACCTGTACGGCGGCACCGTCAACCTGCTCGTGCACACGCTGAGCAAGTACGGCGTCACCACGAAGTTCGTCGAGGACCCGGACGACCCGGAGTCGTGGCGCGCGGCCGCCGACGAGCGCACCAAGCTGTTCTTCGGCGAGACGATCGCCAACCCGAAGAGCGCGATCCTGGACATCGAGGCCGTCGCCGCCGTCGCCCACGAGGTCGGCGTGCCGCTGGCGGTGGACAACACCATCGCCACCCCGTACCTCATCCAGCCTCTCAAGCACGGCGCCGACATCGTCATCCACTCGGCGACGAAGTACCTCGGCGGCCACGGCACCTCCATCGCGGGCGCCATCGTCGACGGCGGCACCTTCGACTGGTCCGCCAGCCCCGAGCGCTTCCCGAACTACAACACCCCGGACCCGAGCTACAACGGCCTGGTCTACAAGGACCTCGGCGCCCAGGCCTTCATCCTCAAGGCCCGCGTCCAGCTGCTGCGCGACATGGGTCCCGCGGTCTCCCCGCTCAACGCCTTTCTCATCGGCCAGGGCATCGAGACCCTCTCCCTGCGCGTCGAGCGCCACGTCGCGAACGCCCGGAAGGTCGCCGAGTTCCTCGAGGGGAACGACCAGGTGAGCCGCGTCGCCTACGCCGGGCTGCCCTCCTCCCCCTGGTACGAGCGGGCGCAGCGGTACGCCCCCAGGGGCGCGGGCGCCGTCCTCGCCTTCGAGCTGACCGGCGGCTACGCGGCCGGCCTGGCGTTCGTCGACGCCCTCAAGCTGCACTCGAACGTCGCCAACATCGGCGACGTCCGGTCGCTGGTGATCCACCCGGCCTCGACGACGCACTCGCAGCTGAACCCGGAGGAGCTCGAGGCGGCCGGCGTGAGCGCCGGGCTGGTCCGTCTCGCCGTCGGCATCGAGAACATCGAGGACATCCTCGCCGACCTGCGGCTCGGGCTGGAGGCGGCCGCCTCCTTCACCGGCACCCCGGCCACCACCGAGGCCGGCGCGTGA
- a CDS encoding alpha/beta hydrolase has product MARRNSKVEETSPDRTDGGAVLPEEIVELPAPPPADRWTPDVLGAGFQARTLPLHDDDEGEVAATLVRHVPADDPDALPGTPSSPTFAVLYLHGWNDYFYQRELARRWSADGGAFYALDLRKYGRSLRAHQTRGFMESLTVYDEDIHAALKVVRAELGVGTDLVLMGHSTGGLTAALWAHRHPGALRALVLNSPWLELQGSAILRGVAQPIVGSLAKLQPRAVLPTSDLGFYQRTLTGWTDDDGPLPDGGTDDPFYAGWAPDPRWRVVGAPIRAGWLAAVLAGHQQVAAGLEISCPVLVLTSGRTLIAPRWSPQMRETDTVLDVEQIRRRALQLGPLVTVARFEGAIHDVTLSARDVRGRVYAELRRWSRAYVHR; this is encoded by the coding sequence ATGGCCCGCAGGAACAGCAAGGTGGAGGAGACGTCCCCCGACCGGACGGACGGCGGCGCGGTGCTGCCCGAGGAGATCGTCGAGCTGCCGGCACCGCCGCCGGCCGACCGTTGGACGCCGGACGTGCTCGGTGCGGGGTTCCAGGCCAGGACGCTTCCCCTGCACGACGACGACGAGGGCGAGGTGGCCGCGACCCTGGTCCGCCACGTCCCGGCCGACGACCCGGACGCCCTGCCGGGCACGCCGTCGTCACCCACGTTCGCCGTGCTGTACCTGCACGGGTGGAACGACTACTTCTACCAGCGCGAGCTGGCACGGCGCTGGTCCGCCGACGGGGGCGCCTTCTACGCCCTGGACCTGCGCAAGTACGGCCGGTCCCTGCGGGCGCACCAGACCCGCGGCTTCATGGAGTCGCTGACCGTCTACGACGAGGACATCCACGCCGCGCTGAAGGTGGTGCGCGCGGAGCTCGGGGTCGGCACCGACCTCGTCCTCATGGGGCACTCCACCGGCGGCCTGACCGCGGCGCTGTGGGCGCACCGCCACCCCGGGGCTCTGCGGGCGCTGGTGCTCAACTCGCCGTGGCTGGAGCTGCAGGGGTCGGCGATCCTGCGGGGGGTGGCGCAGCCCATCGTGGGGAGCCTGGCGAAGCTGCAGCCGCGGGCCGTCCTGCCGACGTCGGACCTGGGCTTCTACCAGCGCACCCTCACCGGCTGGACCGACGACGACGGCCCGCTTCCCGACGGCGGCACGGACGATCCCTTCTACGCCGGCTGGGCACCCGACCCGCGGTGGAGAGTCGTCGGAGCACCCATCCGAGCCGGCTGGCTGGCGGCGGTGCTCGCCGGGCACCAGCAGGTGGCCGCCGGCCTGGAGATCTCCTGCCCGGTTCTCGTGCTGACGTCGGGGCGCACCCTCATCGCCCCGCGCTGGTCGCCGCAGATGCGGGAGACGGACACGGTGCTCGACGTCGAGCAGATCCGACGTCGGGCGCTCCAGCTCGGGCCGTTGGTGACGGTCGCGCGGTTCGAGGGGGCGATCCACGACGTGACGCTCTCCGCGCGGGACGTCCGCGGGCGCGTCTACGCCGAGCTGCGGCGCTGGTCGCGGGCGTACGTGCACCGCTGA
- the metX gene encoding homoserine O-acetyltransferase MetX, translating into MSTGSRPPRPGAPSAGTSFSADGAPARHDSRRARRTVDPATLPATGAWREGDDPAGRRFADLGALPLEAGGRLPHVRLAYETWGELNEAGDNAVLVLHALTGNSHVTGHGPDDADPGWWHQVVGPGRAIDTDRYFVVAPNVLGGCQGSTGPSSPAPDGTPWGSRFPVLTVRDQVAAELELSDLLGIERWALVVGASMGGHRVLEWAVTAPERVGAIAVVASCAQTSAEQIAWSHAQLAAIELDPNWRGGDYYDAAPGHGPHAGLGLARQIAHTTYRTPVELDQRFGRIPQGGEEPLSGGRFAVQSYLDHHATKLAERFDANSYLTLTRAMTTHDVGRDRGGVEAALAQVTAETLVVAVDSDRLFFPAESERIAAAVPTAGPVAYVRSPFGHDGFLIEHDQVAALLGRFLRAVAPVARTAR; encoded by the coding sequence GTGAGCACCGGCAGCCGGCCGCCCCGCCCGGGCGCGCCGTCGGCAGGGACGTCGTTCTCCGCCGACGGCGCCCCGGCGCGCCACGACTCCCGGCGCGCGCGCCGCACCGTCGACCCGGCGACCCTGCCGGCCACCGGTGCCTGGCGCGAGGGCGACGACCCGGCCGGGCGCCGGTTCGCCGACCTCGGGGCGCTGCCGCTGGAGGCGGGCGGCCGGCTGCCGCACGTCCGGCTCGCCTACGAGACGTGGGGTGAGCTCAACGAGGCCGGCGACAACGCCGTCCTCGTCCTGCACGCGCTCACCGGCAACTCCCACGTCACCGGGCACGGCCCCGACGACGCCGACCCCGGCTGGTGGCACCAGGTGGTCGGGCCGGGCCGGGCCATCGACACCGACCGCTACTTCGTCGTCGCCCCGAACGTCCTCGGCGGGTGCCAGGGGTCCACGGGGCCCTCCTCACCCGCCCCCGACGGCACCCCGTGGGGGTCGCGCTTCCCGGTCCTGACGGTGCGCGACCAGGTGGCCGCCGAGCTCGAGCTGAGCGACCTGCTCGGCATCGAGCGCTGGGCGCTGGTGGTCGGCGCCTCCATGGGCGGCCACCGCGTGCTCGAGTGGGCGGTGACCGCGCCCGAGCGGGTCGGCGCCATCGCCGTCGTCGCCTCGTGCGCGCAGACGAGCGCCGAGCAGATCGCGTGGTCCCACGCGCAGCTGGCCGCCATCGAGCTCGACCCCAACTGGCGCGGCGGCGACTACTACGACGCCGCACCCGGCCACGGCCCGCACGCCGGCCTGGGCCTGGCCCGGCAGATCGCCCACACGACCTACCGCACCCCCGTGGAGCTGGACCAGCGGTTCGGCCGGATCCCCCAGGGCGGCGAGGAGCCGCTCTCCGGCGGCCGGTTCGCCGTGCAGTCCTACCTCGACCACCACGCCACCAAGCTGGCCGAGCGCTTCGACGCCAACAGCTACCTCACGCTGACCCGGGCGATGACGACCCACGACGTCGGCCGGGACCGCGGCGGCGTGGAGGCCGCCCTGGCCCAGGTGACCGCCGAGACGCTGGTGGTCGCCGTCGACTCGGACCGCCTCTTCTTCCCCGCCGAGTCCGAGCGCATCGCGGCCGCCGTGCCGACGGCCGGCCCGGTGGCGTACGTCCGCTCGCCGTTCGGGCACGACGGGTTCCTCATCGAGCACGACCAGGTGGCGGCCCTGCTCGGCCGGTTCCTCCGCGCCGTCGCACCCGTGGCGCGCACGGCGCGCTGA
- a CDS encoding FAD-binding and (Fe-S)-binding domain-containing protein gives MARVSTVTAQDITAALRTAVAGEVDDSDRRRAEYSTDASNYRVVPQVVVAPRDADDVLAALDVARRLEVPVTARGGGTSVAGNAVGPGMVLDFSRHLNKVLSLDPEARTAVVQPGVVMSDLQAVARPHGLRFGPDPSTQNRATLGGMIGNNACGPHAVAYGRTADNVRSLEVVDASGRRFTAGAGSGALDVVPGLEKLVGANLATIRTALGRFKRQVSGYSLEHLLPENGTDLAKFLVGSEGTLVTVLEATVDLVAMPTAPVVVALGYPDMPTAADAVPALLGFDPLAVEGIDARLVDVVRRHRGPAAVPELPPGGGWLLVEVGAREGEGPEDVLARARALAAAGGTDAAAVVPAGAQADALWRIRADGAGLGGRTPAGDPAWPGWEDAAVPPERLGDYLRDYTALMADRGVDGLLYGHFGDGCVHVRLDLPLETPAGIGPSREFLEASADLVARYGGSLSGEHGDGRARSELLDRMYTPEVLDLFGQVKTLFDPAGHLNPGVLVDPAPLDADLRRPYAKPTPARKGFAFLEDGGDFATAVHRCTGVGKCRADNSAAGGFMCPSYQATKDEKDVTRGRARVLQELTNGSLIPTWDSPAVRDSLDLCLSCKACSADCPTGVDMARYKSEVLHRAYEGKVRPVNHYLLGQLPRWTGLVTKVPGLARLSNTVLKARPLARLVLRAGGMDPRREMVTFAEERFSTWWRKRDDGATASSRARLDTATATGAPPAVGASSSARASKGRAPERAAADGVARRRVVLWADSFSETLDNDGARAAVTLLEQAGYEVIVPAENACCGLTWISTGQLDGAKKRLTHLLGVLAPYAANGIPVVGVEPSCTAVLRSDLPDLLPDDPRAQMLADDTYTLAELLTAPAPVGPGPDWVPPSLEGVEVVAQPHCHHHSVMGWEADAALLARAGATVTRLAGCCGLAGNFGMEAGHYDTSVAVAENALLPALREAGPDTVYLADGFSCRTQADQLAGRHGVHLAQLLTGQR, from the coding sequence CTGGCGCGGGTGAGCACGGTGACCGCCCAGGACATCACTGCCGCCCTGCGCACCGCGGTGGCCGGCGAGGTCGACGACTCGGACCGCCGGCGGGCGGAGTACTCCACGGACGCGTCGAACTACCGGGTGGTGCCGCAGGTGGTCGTCGCCCCCCGGGATGCCGACGACGTGCTCGCCGCCCTCGACGTGGCCCGCCGGCTGGAGGTCCCGGTGACCGCCCGGGGCGGGGGCACCTCGGTGGCGGGCAACGCCGTCGGGCCCGGGATGGTGCTCGACTTCTCCCGGCACCTGAACAAGGTGCTCTCGCTCGACCCGGAGGCGCGCACCGCGGTGGTCCAGCCCGGTGTGGTGATGTCGGACCTGCAGGCGGTCGCGCGCCCGCACGGGCTGCGGTTCGGGCCGGACCCCTCCACGCAGAACCGCGCCACCCTGGGCGGGATGATCGGCAACAACGCCTGCGGCCCGCACGCGGTGGCCTACGGGCGCACCGCCGACAACGTCCGCTCGCTCGAGGTCGTCGACGCCTCCGGTCGCCGCTTCACCGCCGGCGCCGGGTCCGGGGCGCTCGACGTCGTTCCGGGGCTGGAGAAGCTCGTCGGGGCCAACCTCGCGACGATCCGCACCGCGCTGGGCCGCTTCAAGCGGCAGGTCTCCGGCTACTCCCTCGAGCACCTGCTGCCCGAGAACGGCACGGACCTCGCCAAGTTCCTGGTGGGGTCGGAGGGCACGCTCGTCACCGTCCTCGAGGCCACGGTGGACCTCGTCGCGATGCCCACCGCGCCGGTGGTCGTGGCGCTCGGCTACCCCGACATGCCCACCGCGGCCGACGCGGTGCCGGCCCTCCTCGGGTTCGACCCGCTCGCGGTGGAGGGCATCGACGCCCGGCTGGTCGACGTGGTGCGCCGGCACCGCGGGCCGGCGGCCGTGCCGGAGCTGCCGCCGGGCGGCGGGTGGCTGCTGGTCGAGGTCGGCGCCCGGGAGGGCGAGGGACCCGAGGACGTGCTGGCCCGCGCCCGGGCCCTGGCCGCCGCGGGGGGGACCGACGCGGCCGCCGTCGTCCCCGCCGGGGCGCAGGCCGACGCGCTGTGGCGCATCCGGGCCGACGGCGCAGGCCTGGGCGGGCGCACCCCCGCCGGGGACCCGGCCTGGCCGGGCTGGGAGGACGCCGCCGTCCCGCCGGAGCGGCTGGGGGACTACCTGCGCGACTACACCGCCCTGATGGCCGACCGCGGCGTCGACGGGCTGCTGTACGGGCACTTCGGCGACGGGTGCGTGCACGTGCGCCTGGACCTGCCGCTGGAGACCCCCGCCGGCATCGGGCCGTCCCGGGAGTTCCTCGAGGCCAGTGCGGACCTGGTGGCCCGCTACGGCGGCTCGCTCTCCGGCGAGCACGGCGACGGCCGCGCCCGCTCCGAGCTGCTCGACCGCATGTACACCCCCGAGGTCCTCGACCTGTTCGGGCAGGTCAAGACGCTCTTCGACCCCGCCGGGCACCTCAACCCCGGTGTCCTGGTCGACCCGGCCCCGCTGGACGCGGACCTGCGCCGCCCGTACGCGAAACCGACCCCGGCGCGGAAGGGCTTCGCGTTCCTCGAGGACGGCGGCGACTTCGCCACCGCCGTGCACCGCTGCACCGGCGTGGGCAAGTGCCGCGCCGACAACTCCGCCGCCGGCGGCTTCATGTGCCCGAGCTACCAGGCCACCAAGGACGAGAAGGACGTCACCCGCGGGCGCGCCCGGGTGCTGCAGGAGCTGACCAACGGCTCCCTCATCCCGACGTGGGACTCCCCGGCGGTGCGCGACTCGCTGGACCTGTGCCTGTCCTGCAAGGCCTGCTCGGCCGACTGCCCCACCGGGGTGGACATGGCCCGGTACAAGTCCGAGGTGCTCCACCGCGCCTACGAGGGCAAGGTCCGCCCGGTCAACCACTACCTCCTCGGCCAGCTGCCCCGCTGGACCGGGCTGGTCACCAAGGTCCCCGGGCTGGCCAGGCTGAGCAACACCGTCCTCAAGGCCAGGCCGCTCGCCAGGCTGGTCCTGCGCGCGGGCGGGATGGACCCGCGCCGGGAGATGGTCACCTTCGCCGAGGAGCGCTTCTCCACGTGGTGGCGCAAGCGCGACGACGGCGCCACCGCCTCCTCGCGAGCGCGCCTCGACACCGCGACCGCTACCGGTGCACCACCCGCGGTCGGCGCGTCGAGCAGCGCTCGCGCGAGCAAGGGCCGGGCGCCGGAGCGGGCGGCGGCCGACGGCGTCGCCCGGCGCCGCGTCGTGCTGTGGGCCGACTCCTTCTCCGAGACCCTCGACAACGACGGCGCCCGCGCCGCCGTGACCCTGCTCGAGCAGGCCGGCTACGAGGTCATCGTTCCGGCCGAGAACGCCTGCTGCGGCCTGACCTGGATCTCCACCGGCCAGCTCGACGGGGCGAAGAAGCGACTGACCCACCTGCTCGGCGTGCTCGCCCCGTACGCCGCGAACGGCATCCCGGTGGTCGGGGTGGAGCCGTCGTGCACCGCGGTGCTGCGCTCGGACCTGCCCGACCTCCTGCCCGACGACCCGCGCGCGCAGATGCTCGCCGACGACACCTACACCCTCGCCGAGCTCCTCACCGCCCCCGCGCCCGTGGGCCCCGGCCCGGACTGGGTACCGCCCTCGCTCGAGGGCGTGGAGGTCGTCGCCCAGCCGCACTGCCACCACCACTCGGTCATGGGCTGGGAGGCCGACGCCGCGCTGCTCGCCCGCGCCGGGGCCACCGTCACCCGCCTGGCCGGCTGCTGCGGGCTCGCCGGGAACTTCGGCATGGAGGCCGGCCACTACGACACCTCCGTCGCCGTCGCCGAGAACGCCCTGCTCCCCGCGCTGCGCGAGGCGGGGCCGGACACCGTCTACCTCGCCGACGGCTTCTCCTGCCGCACCCAGGCCGACCAGCTCGCCGGCCGGCACGGCGTCCACCTCGCCCAGCTCCTCACCGGCCAACGCTAG